A DNA window from Hordeum vulgare subsp. vulgare chromosome 1H, MorexV3_pseudomolecules_assembly, whole genome shotgun sequence contains the following coding sequences:
- the LOC123401422 gene encoding mitogen-activated protein kinase kinase kinase 17-like: MAMSTVGKQWTRVRTLGRGASGAEVFLAADDASGELFAVKSAAGAPCAAALRRERCVMATLSSPRIVSCIGGRGTGAGDGSYQLFLEFAPGGSLAEQVASNGGLDERSVRGYALDVASGLTYLHAAGMVHGDVKSRNVVIGADGRAKLADFGCSRKAASDVPIIGGTPAFMAPEVARGEEQGPAADVWALGCMVVEMATGRAPWSGIDGNALVALHRIGYTEAVPEVPEWLSADGKDFLASCLVRQASGRCTAAQLLEHPFLASAVVEVKPQAVASKWVSPKSTLDVAFWESESESDTEEAEHDSTAEMRIKAFACLASALPDWDSKEGWIDVLSAPTVAPEAASEETTDMDDDAITNEEPSDAEPGVLGMIVDQECSSVVGAGDAYDDSVGYSIGHSRHQLLQNLASYELLSSCNKMLFSSRISNAVEFLHAQPLCFIRAHTHIKIHSASRSSGSQSTRLM; this comes from the exons ATGGCCATGTCCACCGTGGGCAAGCAATGGACGCGCGTGCGCACGCTCGGCCGCGGCGCGTCGGGGGCCGAGGTCTTCCTCGCCGCGGACGACGCCTCCGGGGAGCTCTTCGCGGTCAAGTCCGCCGCCGGGGCGCCATGCGCGGCGGCGCTCAGGAGGGAGCGGTGCGTGATGGCTACCCTCAGCTCCCCGCGCATCGTATCTTGCATCGGCGGCCGTGGCACTGGCGCCGGTGACGGCTCTTACCAGCTCTTCCTCGAGTTTGCCCCCGGCGGCTCGCTGGCGGAGCAGGTGGCGAGCAACGGGGGGCTCGACGAGCGCTCCGTCCGTGGCTACGCGCTCGACGTGGCGTCTGGGCTCACCTACCTGCACGCAGCTGGGATGGTCCACGGGGACGTCAAGTCAAGGAACGTCGTCATCGGCGCCGACGGCCGCGCCAAGCTCGCGGATTTCGGGTGCTCGAGGAAGGCGGCCTCTGACGTGCCGATCATCGGCGGCACGCCGGCGTTCATGGCGCCGGAGGTGGCACGTGGCGAGGAGCAAGGCCCCGCAGCCGACGTCTGGGCGCTCGGCTGTATGGTTGTTGAGATGGCCACCGGCCGTGCCCCGTGGAGCGGCATTGACGGCAACGCGCTCGTGGCTCTGCACCGGATCGGGTACACGGAGGCCGTGCCCGAGGTTCCGGAATGGCTGTCAGCTGACGGGAAGGACTTCTTGGCCAGCTGCCTTGTCAGGCAGGCCAGCGGCCGGTGCACCGCGGCGCAGCTGCTGGAGCACCCGTTCTTGGCCTCCGCCGTTGTCGAGGTGAAGCCGCAAGCCGTGGCGAGCAAGTGGGTGTCGCCAAAGAGCACGCTGGACGTGGCATTCTGGGAGTCGGAGTCGGAGTCCGACACCGAGGAGGCGGAGCACGACAGCACGGCCGAGATGAGGATCAAGGCATTTGCCTGCCTTGCGTCGGCGCTCCCGGACTGGGACTCGAAGGAGGGATGGATCGATGTGCTCTCCGCGCCAACCGTAGCGCCCGAGGCAGCGTCCGAGGAGACGACCGACATGGACGACGATGCGATCACAAATGAAGAACCTAGCGACGCAGAGCCCGGCGTTCTCGGCATGATCGTGGACCAGGAGTGCAGCAGTGTCGTCGGCGCGGGAGATGCCTACGATGATTCAGTCGGGTACAGTA TCGGGCACAGCAGGCATCAGCTTTTGCAGAATTTAGCATCATACGAATTGTTATCATCATGTAATAAAATGTTGTTTTCCAGCAGAATCAGTAATGCAGTCGAATTCCTTCATGCACAGCCACTCTGCTTCATTCGCGCCCACACACACATAAAAATTCACTCTGCTTCGCGTTCATCTGGCAGCCAATCCACGCGATTAATGTGA